The Fusobacterium sp. JB019 genome has a segment encoding these proteins:
- a CDS encoding YeeE/YedE thiosulfate transporter family protein, protein MAIILAIVIGFSFGFILQKVGASNPQKIINMLRLKDFHLMKVILLAIGVSNILLFFLMLFEIVDPSHISVKSSYVGVIIGGGIMGLGWAISGFCPGTGLVALGEGRKDAIFFVLGGLVGALAMILSYEKIKDTFLFSDLGGKMTLAVTNAKGVVPFFSSIPGIFVAGVIGLIFIVVAFILPE, encoded by the coding sequence ATGGCTATAATACTTGCGATTGTAATAGGATTTTCATTTGGATTTATTCTTCAAAAAGTTGGAGCTTCAAATCCACAAAAAATTATAAATATGCTTAGACTAAAAGATTTTCATTTAATGAAAGTAATTCTTCTTGCTATTGGAGTTAGTAATATATTATTATTTTTCCTTATGTTATTTGAAATTGTAGATCCATCACATATAAGTGTAAAATCATCTTATGTTGGAGTTATAATAGGAGGAGGTATCATGGGACTTGGCTGGGCTATTTCTGGTTTTTGTCCAGGAACAGGTTTAGTTGCCCTTGGAGAAGGTAGAAAAGATGCTATTTTCTTTGTCTTAGGAGGATTAGTTGGAGCATTAGCTATGATTCTTTCCTATGAAAAGATTAAAGATACATTCTTATTTTCTGATTTAGGAGGAAAAATGACTTTAGCTGTTACTAATGCTAAGGGAGTAGTTCCTTTCTTTTCTAGTATTCCTGGTATATTTGTTGCAGGAGTTATAGGTTTAATCTTTATAGTTGTTGCCTTTATACTACCTGAATAA
- a CDS encoding DUF262 domain-containing protein: protein MKKDILEELTIFLEVYKCIDLENQDKFLIFEKLKKKLKESNPEISDILEIKNEDEIRLKLMGLILSRVLPFFKNEKNLLDEETINDLIILSKNRNAEKNFYDKLNKIYEHLSFEKKRRNLNYHISKQVNYSEINYSVSYLIQEFSSGRMKMPKYQRDYVWTIDQASELILSLLRGIPIPKLYGYNDYDETLNKNIKLIIDGQQRITSILMWFYGIFPKFKIRTINYSEYMSEIVKLCNYYYYPDSYRQEANRKQSEEERLDMLEQIENAKQTLESKYKLNLNASFLANIAGENSEFEKTDISYRSSKSILTPKEKQDLLDKELGFVIVKGEKTSETVDIFRLYNSAGTQLSEQEIRNGIYYRNELYKLINQFNEETGRQPKTNKIIHKNWNNIKPRDTYKNDVKQLFHMLACVHDLKKYNTSDFENLLNSNKNIDILTEKREELINNYSAVISNENKNSLKLRSEFETITNFFELKFNNKNIPKNIKAYTALFIILKKLELLNKDLDYKKITIPCEIICCKNENSKKSYISFEYLRKIYKILKLKGVLNEFKK, encoded by the coding sequence ATGAAAAAAGATATTTTAGAAGAATTAACTATATTTCTTGAAGTTTACAAATGTATTGATTTAGAAAATCAAGATAAATTTTTAATTTTTGAAAAATTAAAGAAAAAATTAAAAGAATCTAATCCTGAAATTTCAGATATTTTAGAAATAAAAAATGAAGATGAAATTAGATTAAAATTAATGGGACTTATTTTATCTAGAGTATTACCATTTTTTAAAAACGAAAAAAACTTATTAGATGAAGAAACTATAAATGATTTAATTATTCTCTCAAAAAATAGGAATGCTGAAAAAAATTTTTATGACAAATTGAATAAAATTTATGAGCACTTAAGCTTCGAAAAAAAAAGAAGAAATTTAAATTATCATATCTCGAAACAAGTTAATTATTCTGAGATTAATTATTCTGTTAGTTATTTAATTCAAGAATTTTCTAGTGGTAGGATGAAAATGCCTAAATATCAAAGAGATTATGTATGGACAATTGACCAAGCAAGTGAACTCATTTTATCATTATTACGAGGAATTCCCATTCCTAAACTTTATGGGTATAACGACTATGATGAAACCTTAAATAAAAATATAAAATTAATAATTGATGGTCAACAAAGAATAACTAGTATTTTAATGTGGTTTTATGGTATCTTTCCAAAATTTAAAATAAGAACTATTAATTATAGTGAATATATGAGTGAAATTGTTAAGCTATGTAATTATTATTATTATCCCGATTCTTATAGACAAGAAGCAAATAGAAAGCAAAGTGAAGAAGAACGTTTAGATATGTTAGAGCAAATTGAAAATGCAAAACAAACTTTAGAATCTAAATATAAATTAAATCTAAATGCTAGTTTTTTAGCTAATATAGCTGGTGAAAATAGTGAATTTGAAAAAACTGATATTAGTTATCGGAGTTCTAAATCAATTTTAACTCCTAAAGAAAAACAAGATCTTCTAGATAAAGAACTTGGTTTTGTTATTGTTAAAGGTGAAAAAACCAGTGAAACCGTTGATATATTCAGGTTATATAATAGTGCTGGTACTCAATTATCAGAACAAGAAATTAGAAATGGAATTTATTATAGAAATGAATTATACAAATTAATCAATCAATTCAACGAAGAAACTGGAAGGCAACCAAAAACTAACAAAATTATTCATAAAAATTGGAATAATATAAAACCAAGAGATACTTATAAAAATGATGTAAAACAATTATTTCATATGCTTGCCTGTGTTCATGATTTGAAAAAATATAACACATCCGATTTTGAAAATTTACTTAATTCAAATAAAAATATTGATATTTTAACTGAAAAAAGAGAAGAATTAATTAATAATTATTCAGCAGTTATTTCTAATGAAAATAAAAATTCTTTAAAATTACGTTCCGAATTTGAAACAATTACTAATTTCTTTGAATTAAAATTTAATAATAAAAATATTCCAAAAAATATTAAAGCTTATACTGCTTTATTTATAATACTAAAGAAACTTGAACTTTTAAATAAAGATCTTGATTATAAAAAAATCACTATTCCTTGTGAAATTATTTGTTGTAAAAACGAAAATTCTAAAAAAAGCTATATTTCTTTCGAATATTTAAGAAAAATCTATAAAATTTTAAAATTAAAAGGAGTTTTAAATGAATTTAAAAAATAA
- a CDS encoding iron ABC transporter permease has product MNKSNKRYENLIAIILLVFLVGYILIPTLKTLNLSFLEGDSFSLSHYKNFLLLKTNRAFIINTILLGFSTVIVCGLIGTSLAFFIGYFKFPCKNIVSKLLFTPVMVPGVIIVIAFIQLYGESGIITKSIEMIFHLDKIPFKFAGFWGILFVHAYTQYIYFFINVSVAIKHIDYSTIEAAKNLGAKNSKIFFSIIFPVIKPALLGSSIMTFIGGIGSFSAPSLIGGKFRVLTTQILFAKSNNHMDIASVEVILLTLIAFVFLFVCRYYEKKSSFPAQVKSVEIKEIIIENSIVRKLFITCTFLLIFFIILPVITIFILSFVTSGTWLVEIFPKDFSLSNYIKIFTRSNTLKPFINSINMSVMAGLLGVVVAVPCSYLIVKTKSKFKFLIESLVMLPWALPASAIAINLINTFNKTSIFSLNKILVGTYILLPLSYFIGILPLIFRSTNISMYNLNDAYEDASKSLGASWIYTFRKITLPIIMPGIVSGVVLGFIRCVGEYTSSAYLYTVANKPISIAMVNAVFEYEIGLAMAYGVLTIVFILILSFISSVLKNKYKW; this is encoded by the coding sequence ATGAATAAATCAAATAAAAGATATGAAAATTTAATTGCGATTATATTATTAGTTTTTTTAGTTGGATATATTTTAATTCCAACTTTAAAGACATTAAACTTAAGTTTTTTAGAAGGAGATAGTTTTAGCCTTTCTCATTATAAAAACTTTTTATTGTTAAAAACAAATAGAGCTTTTATTATAAATACTATTTTACTTGGATTTTCTACGGTTATTGTTTGCGGACTTATAGGAACTTCTCTAGCTTTTTTTATTGGATATTTCAAATTTCCGTGTAAGAATATAGTTAGTAAACTTTTATTTACCCCTGTTATGGTTCCTGGTGTAATAATAGTAATAGCATTTATACAGCTTTATGGTGAGAGTGGAATTATAACAAAATCTATTGAAATGATTTTTCATTTGGATAAGATTCCATTTAAATTTGCAGGATTTTGGGGGATATTATTTGTACATGCTTATACTCAGTATATTTATTTTTTTATAAATGTTTCTGTAGCTATTAAGCATATAGATTATTCCACTATTGAAGCTGCTAAAAATTTAGGAGCTAAGAATTCTAAGATATTCTTTTCAATTATTTTCCCAGTTATTAAACCAGCTCTACTTGGATCTAGTATAATGACATTTATAGGAGGGATAGGATCTTTTTCAGCTCCAAGCTTAATTGGTGGAAAATTTCGTGTGTTAACAACTCAGATATTATTTGCAAAATCAAACAATCATATGGATATTGCCTCTGTGGAAGTTATTCTACTGACACTAATAGCATTTGTATTTCTTTTTGTATGTAGATATTATGAGAAAAAAAGTAGTTTTCCTGCACAGGTAAAAAGTGTTGAGATAAAAGAAATTATAATAGAAAATTCTATAGTTAGAAAACTTTTTATTACATGTACATTTCTTTTAATTTTCTTCATTATTCTTCCAGTGATAACTATTTTTATCTTGTCCTTTGTTACATCTGGAACATGGTTAGTTGAAATTTTCCCAAAGGATTTTTCTTTGAGTAATTATATAAAAATCTTTACAAGATCAAATACATTAAAGCCATTTATAAATAGTATAAATATGTCTGTTATGGCAGGATTATTAGGAGTTGTTGTAGCAGTTCCATGTTCATATCTAATTGTTAAAACTAAAAGTAAATTTAAGTTTTTAATAGAAAGTTTAGTTATGCTTCCATGGGCTCTTCCAGCAAGTGCTATAGCAATAAACTTAATTAATACATTTAATAAGACAAGTATTTTTTCTTTGAATAAAATTCTTGTGGGAACATATATCTTGCTTCCCCTATCTTATTTCATAGGAATATTACCTCTTATTTTTAGGAGTACAAATATTTCTATGTATAATTTAAATGATGCTTATGAAGATGCTTCTAAAAGTTTAGGTGCTTCTTGGATTTATACTTTTAGAAAGATAACACTTCCTATTATTATGCCAGGTATAGTTTCAGGAGTAGTTCTTGGATTTATAAGATGTGTTGGAGAATATACAAGTTCTGCATATTTATATACTGTAGCAAATAAGCCAATTTCAATTGCCATGGTAAATGCAGTTTTTGAATATGAAATAGGACTAGCTATGGCTTACGGTGTTTTGACAATAGTATTCATACTTATCTTAAGTTTCATATCTAGTGTTTTAAAGAATAAATATAAGTGGTAG
- a CDS encoding acyl-CoA thioesterase: MSKEYTGFQHEMEPALRLIAMPADTNPSGDIFGGWIMSQVDQAGAVVAAQRTQSRIVTVKVTDFIFKEPVYVGDLITCYGKIEKVGNTSITVKVVVVAQRNKYEKDHVKVTEATLVYVAVDENGNPMQIPK, translated from the coding sequence ATGAGTAAAGAGTACACAGGATTTCAACACGAAATGGAGCCAGCTTTACGTTTAATAGCAATGCCAGCAGACACTAACCCCTCAGGAGATATTTTTGGAGGATGGATTATGTCACAGGTCGACCAAGCAGGTGCCGTGGTAGCAGCACAAAGAACTCAAAGTAGAATTGTAACTGTAAAAGTAACTGATTTTATATTTAAAGAACCTGTATATGTAGGAGATTTAATAACATGCTATGGAAAAATAGAAAAAGTAGGTAATACATCTATTACTGTAAAAGTAGTGGTAGTTGCTCAAAGAAATAAATATGAGAAAGATCATGTAAAAGTAACTGAGGCAACTTTAGTATATGTAGCGGTTGACGAAAACGGAAACCCAATGCAAATACCTAAATAA
- a CDS encoding restriction endonuclease subunit S translates to MEKRLVPKLRFPEFKDNWEEKRLREISTNVSYGMNSASTTFDGTNKYIRITDINEQNNLFTPNPLTSPVEIVDSKFKLKENDLLFARTGASTGKSYLYKKDDGNLFFAGFLIKFSILSTYNSKFIFYNTLRSSYKKWVKIMSTRSGQPGINAEEYKTLKVYIPNIKEQKKIADFLSAVDSKIEKLERKKELLEDYKKGMMQKIFSQEIRFKDNSGNDYPEWEEKKLGEILRLNLRPVPKPLTPYGALGIRSHAKGTMHKKIENPNEISMDTLYKVKENDFIVSITFAWEHAVAICKKEDNGRLVSHRFPTYTANFNLNINYFKHYIKRKQFKFSLSMISPGGAGRNRVMSKKDFSNIKCMLPSLLEQEKIAEFLSAIDSKIKKLETLIENNKKFKKGLLQQIFI, encoded by the coding sequence ATGGAAAAAAGACTAGTACCTAAGTTAAGGTTTCCTGAATTTAAAGATAATTGGGAAGAAAAAAGATTAAGAGAAATATCTACAAATGTAAGTTATGGAATGAACTCCGCTTCAACCACTTTTGATGGAACTAATAAATATATTCGAATTACTGATATCAATGAACAAAATAATTTATTTACTCCTAATCCTTTAACATCTCCAGTAGAAATTGTTGATTCTAAATTCAAATTAAAAGAAAATGATCTCCTTTTTGCTAGAACTGGAGCAAGTACAGGAAAAAGTTATCTCTATAAAAAAGATGATGGAAATTTATTCTTTGCTGGATTTTTAATTAAATTTTCAATTCTAAGTACATATAATTCTAAATTTATTTTCTATAACACATTAAGAAGTTCTTATAAAAAATGGGTTAAAATTATGTCTACTCGTTCTGGACAACCTGGAATAAATGCTGAAGAATATAAAACTTTAAAAGTTTATATTCCCAATATAAAAGAACAAAAAAAAATTGCTGATTTTTTATCTGCAGTTGATTCTAAAATTGAAAAATTAGAAAGAAAAAAAGAACTTTTAGAAGATTATAAAAAGGGAATGATGCAAAAGATTTTCAGCCAAGAAATTAGGTTTAAAGATAATTCTGGAAATGATTATCCTGAGTGGGAAGAAAAAAAGTTAGGTGAAATTTTAAGATTAAATTTAAGACCTGTTCCAAAACCTTTAACTCCTTATGGAGCTTTAGGAATTAGAAGTCACGCTAAAGGAACAATGCATAAAAAAATTGAAAATCCAAATGAGATTTCTATGGATACTCTATATAAAGTAAAAGAAAATGATTTTATTGTTAGTATTACTTTTGCTTGGGAACATGCTGTTGCTATTTGTAAAAAAGAAGATAATGGAAGACTTGTTTCTCATAGATTTCCAACATATACTGCTAACTTTAATCTAAATATTAACTATTTTAAACATTATATAAAAAGAAAGCAATTTAAGTTTTCCTTATCTATGATTTCTCCCGGTGGAGCTGGAAGGAATAGAGTTATGAGTAAAAAAGATTTTTCTAATATAAAATGTATGCTCCCTTCTCTACTGGAACAAGAAAAAATTGCTGAATTTTTATCTGCAATTGATTCCAAAATTAAAAAATTAGAAACTTTAATTGAAAATAATAAAAAATTTAAAAAAGGATTATTACAACAAATATTTATATAA
- a CDS encoding patatin-like phospholipase family protein, with product MTNYNIKNLVFEGGGVKGIAYGGALSELNKLNILSNIERVAGTSTGAITAVLLAVGYNHTEISDIVANVNFNNFADDSFGVLHDLKRFISDFGWYKGDFFKDWIGKLIFKKKGKENLTFKELHNSKNSLDLYLVATNLSKQTSKIFSYEHTPDIEIRDAARMSMSIPLYFKCVKYGENEDVMVDGGVAWNYPLNIFDNEKYLSDFRNGEKVQYNKSNGYIFNNETLGFRLDSKEEIDFNESNWETAPKNIDSISSYAISLVEFINSMANKKHLHKNDWNRTIFIDTLDVHTTDFNISKDKINNLIDSGKTGVEKYFNWRNNKQTA from the coding sequence ATGACTAATTATAATATTAAAAATCTAGTATTTGAAGGTGGAGGAGTTAAAGGAATTGCTTACGGTGGAGCACTATCTGAATTAAACAAATTAAATATTTTATCTAATATTGAAAGAGTTGCTGGAACTTCAACTGGTGCTATTACAGCAGTATTGTTAGCAGTTGGTTATAATCATACTGAAATATCAGATATTGTTGCAAATGTTAATTTTAATAATTTTGCAGATGATAGTTTCGGAGTATTACATGATCTTAAAAGATTTATATCTGATTTTGGTTGGTATAAGGGAGACTTTTTTAAAGACTGGATTGGAAAATTAATTTTTAAAAAGAAGGGAAAAGAAAATCTTACATTTAAAGAACTACACAATTCTAAAAACTCACTTGATTTATACTTAGTTGCAACTAATCTTTCAAAACAAACATCAAAAATATTTTCCTATGAACATACTCCTGATATTGAAATAAGAGATGCAGCTAGAATGTCTATGAGTATTCCTCTTTATTTTAAATGTGTGAAATACGGAGAAAATGAAGATGTTATGGTTGATGGAGGGGTTGCTTGGAACTATCCTTTAAATATTTTTGACAATGAAAAATATCTTTCTGATTTTAGAAATGGAGAAAAAGTTCAATATAATAAATCTAATGGTTATATATTTAATAATGAAACTTTAGGTTTTAGACTTGACTCAAAAGAAGAAATTGATTTTAATGAATCTAATTGGGAAACTGCACCTAAAAATATAGATAGTATTTCAAGTTATGCAATTTCTTTAGTAGAATTTATAAATTCCATGGCTAATAAAAAACATTTACATAAAAATGATTGGAATAGAACCATCTTTATAGATACACTTGATGTTCATACAACTGATTTTAATATTTCAAAAGATAAAATCAATAATTTAATTGATAGCGGTAAAACTGGAGTTGAAAAATATTTTAATTGGAGAAACAATAAACAAACTGCTTAA
- a CDS encoding ABC transporter ATP-binding protein, which yields MNLKNNDLIEEIKNIDKNNNIKGAVLVGKNNSGKTYKLNNLFLELYKNQEETYLPFDLKKNLEQEFKIDSVIYFSKAIITGGISSNSGKSILENLDGDLEINLKNDTLINTSISQILFSTLKYDSEYYYSNLIKKYLNLNLKYSSEQNELLITTDAEESNLKTDENYFLKSSGYLSLIRIIVLIDFFMKKNCETLKWILIDEPDAFLDSENRTIFLNILQEILSNYSCRAKIIISSHNSETLFSLPNNYYIYQLINKNYYKKYYSQDFFNKPKLEEILFSQNNNLLKLSSNMNTLINCYKNSLIGTKYRRLTDEKELIFLLNIEKNTKETIKKPLTIKEQIILNSILGGNYD from the coding sequence ATGAATTTAAAAAATAATGACTTGATAGAAGAAATTAAAAATATTGATAAAAATAATAATATAAAAGGAGCTGTATTAGTTGGTAAAAATAATTCTGGAAAAACTTACAAATTAAATAATCTTTTTTTAGAATTATATAAAAATCAGGAAGAAACTTATCTACCATTTGATCTAAAAAAAAATTTAGAGCAAGAATTTAAAATAGATAGTGTTATTTATTTTAGCAAAGCCATTATTACAGGCGGAATTAGTTCTAATTCTGGTAAATCTATTTTAGAAAATTTAGACGGCGATTTAGAAATTAATTTAAAAAATGATACTTTAATTAATACTTCTATTTCTCAAATTTTATTTAGCACTTTAAAATATGATTCAGAATATTATTACAGTAATCTTATAAAAAAATATTTAAATCTTAATTTAAAATATTCTTCAGAACAAAATGAATTATTAATTACCACCGATGCTGAAGAATCTAATTTAAAAACAGATGAAAACTATTTTCTTAAATCTAGTGGATATCTTTCTCTTATAAGAATAATTGTTTTAATAGATTTCTTTATGAAAAAAAATTGTGAAACTTTAAAATGGATTTTAATTGATGAACCTGATGCTTTTTTAGATTCTGAAAATAGAACTATTTTTTTAAATATTTTACAAGAAATTCTTTCTAATTATAGTTGTCGTGCTAAAATTATTATTTCATCACATAATTCAGAAACTCTATTCTCTTTACCCAACAATTATTATATTTATCAATTAATTAATAAAAATTATTATAAAAAATATTACTCTCAAGACTTTTTTAACAAACCTAAATTAGAAGAAATTTTATTTAGTCAAAATAATAATTTGCTCAAACTTAGTTCTAATATGAACACTCTTATTAATTGTTATAAAAATTCATTAATAGGAACTAAATATAGAAGATTAACTGATGAAAAAGAACTGATTTTTCTACTTAATATAGAAAAAAATACAAAAGAAACTATTAAAAAACCTTTAACCATAAAAGAACAAATTATTTTAAATTCTATTCTAGGAGGAAATTATGACTAA
- a CDS encoding MFS transporter: protein MKWIEFKKMKKEVKIYFYILAFTALAKGMSMEIFSNYFKDAYNITAFQRGIIEFPRETPGVLAVIIISLLVSLNDIRVSMCAQILSIVGIIYLGLFTPSFSIMLIFLFINSLGSHLFMPLVDGIGMSLVDPDKLGMRMGQFKGTSVAFLMLSSMLVFVCFKLNIFSFVTIIKWPFILAGLFLLVVLGLLIVLDKTLNHPVMHHKKTKFIFRKEYKFYYILVILFGVQKQIMLVYGPWVLISILGKKADTLALLSIAGAFIGIFFIPMLGKLLDKFGVKKLLYADGISFVGVYFLFGLLTTGYVTGKLSTIGWPVLLGYFMVILDKLSTQMSFIRTVYLKNIAVSPDEIVPTLSLGMSMDHFISISCAILSGLVWNVFGPQYIFYFAALISFGNIFIAYKVKLEK, encoded by the coding sequence ATGAAATGGATAGAATTTAAGAAAATGAAAAAAGAAGTAAAAATATATTTCTATATTTTAGCCTTTACAGCTTTAGCTAAGGGTATGAGTATGGAGATATTTTCAAATTATTTTAAAGATGCATATAATATAACTGCATTTCAAAGGGGAATTATTGAATTTCCAAGGGAAACCCCAGGTGTACTTGCTGTAATTATTATTTCACTTTTAGTATCATTAAATGATATAAGGGTGTCTATGTGTGCTCAAATACTTAGTATTGTTGGAATTATTTATTTAGGATTATTTACTCCATCCTTTTCAATAATGCTTATTTTCTTATTTATAAATTCTTTAGGTTCTCATTTATTTATGCCTCTTGTTGACGGTATTGGAATGTCTCTTGTGGATCCAGATAAATTAGGTATGCGTATGGGACAATTTAAAGGAACATCTGTCGCTTTCTTGATGTTATCTTCAATGCTTGTATTTGTTTGTTTTAAATTAAATATTTTTAGTTTTGTAACAATAATTAAATGGCCATTTATATTAGCAGGTTTATTTTTATTAGTAGTTTTGGGATTATTAATTGTATTAGATAAAACATTGAATCATCCAGTAATGCATCATAAAAAGACGAAATTTATTTTTAGAAAAGAATATAAATTTTATTATATACTTGTTATTTTGTTCGGTGTTCAAAAACAAATTATGTTAGTTTATGGACCGTGGGTATTAATTTCTATATTAGGTAAAAAAGCAGATACTCTAGCATTACTTTCAATTGCAGGAGCATTTATTGGAATTTTCTTTATTCCAATGTTAGGAAAATTATTAGATAAATTTGGCGTGAAAAAATTATTATATGCTGACGGGATTTCATTTGTAGGAGTTTATTTCTTATTTGGATTGCTTACAACTGGTTATGTTACAGGGAAATTATCAACAATAGGGTGGCCAGTATTACTAGGTTACTTTATGGTTATTCTTGATAAATTATCAACACAGATGAGTTTTATTAGAACTGTATATTTAAAAAATATAGCAGTTAGTCCAGATGAAATTGTTCCAACACTTTCTCTTGGAATGAGTATGGATCATTTTATTTCTATTAGTTGCGCTATTTTAAGTGGACTAGTTTGGAATGTTTTTGGGCCTCAATATATATTTTATTTTGCAGCTCTTATTTCCTTTGGAAATATCTTTATAGCTTATAAAGTAAAGTTAGAAAAGTAA
- a CDS encoding YeeE/YedE thiosulfate transporter family protein translates to MKTFIKERQWSWFKGGIILGLIFVIAVALVKPIGVSTQFVIFDGVTWNSFHELVVKDAGAKSGFASFNAYINKSGGKYAKSIANPLNYSYIFVFAMILGGFVASRLKSKTHKEEDKSIPKVWEDKFGKSHVKRYLASFLGGIFVLFGARLAGGCTSGHMMSGMMQTSLSGYLFTFGTFIVAIPVAIILYKGGKKEWL, encoded by the coding sequence ATGAAAACTTTTATAAAAGAACGTCAATGGAGTTGGTTTAAAGGTGGAATAATTTTAGGTCTTATCTTTGTTATTGCTGTAGCTTTAGTAAAACCAATTGGTGTTTCTACACAATTTGTAATATTTGATGGTGTAACTTGGAACTCGTTTCATGAATTAGTTGTTAAAGATGCAGGAGCTAAAAGTGGCTTTGCTAGCTTTAATGCATATATAAATAAAAGCGGAGGAAAATATGCTAAAAGTATTGCTAACCCGTTAAATTATAGTTATATATTTGTATTTGCAATGATACTTGGTGGTTTTGTTGCTAGTAGATTAAAAAGTAAAACACATAAAGAAGAAGATAAATCCATTCCTAAAGTTTGGGAAGATAAATTTGGAAAATCACATGTAAAAAGATATTTAGCTTCATTTTTAGGAGGAATTTTTGTATTATTTGGTGCTAGACTTGCTGGAGGATGCACAAGTGGACACATGATGAGCGGAATGATGCAAACATCCCTTAGTGGTTATTTATTTACTTTTGGAACTTTTATTGTAGCTATTCCTGTAGCTATAATTTTATACAAAGGAGGTAAAAAAGAATGGCTATAA
- a CDS encoding ABC transporter ATP-binding protein produces MNNVIIKNITKKFDEKTVVKNVSLDIEEGSLFTFLGPSGCGKTTILRAIAGFLKLDSGNILLGDKDITAVSPEKRGVGMVFQNYALFPHMTVYENIAYGLQVQKISKKDIGRKVDEYLDLVKLNNYGDRKISELSGGEQQRVALARSLVTEPKILLLDEPLCNLDAELRIKMRHDIRALQEKLGITTIFVTHDQEEALTISHKIAIFNNGECVQVGTPNEIYLSPVNSFVANFVGETNLFKIDKTYSNFKNICLKDDFNLELKEKYSMESFISIRPEHIKIRTKKAMSENEFKGVIENIQFNGNIIKYTVNVKDIKIIVTKINSLDNYNEFLVSKEVYIEIPKNAIKLLRD; encoded by the coding sequence ATGAATAATGTGATTATTAAAAATATAACTAAGAAATTTGATGAAAAGACAGTTGTTAAAAATGTGAGTCTTGATATTGAAGAGGGAAGTTTATTTACTTTTTTAGGTCCATCAGGTTGCGGGAAGACAACGATACTTAGAGCAATTGCAGGTTTTTTAAAATTAGATAGTGGAAATATTTTACTTGGGGATAAGGATATCACAGCTGTTTCTCCTGAAAAAAGAGGAGTAGGAATGGTATTTCAAAATTATGCCTTATTTCCTCATATGACTGTATATGAGAATATTGCATATGGTTTGCAAGTGCAAAAGATTTCTAAAAAAGATATAGGTAGGAAGGTAGATGAATATTTAGATTTAGTTAAGCTAAATAATTATGGGGACAGAAAAATATCAGAATTATCTGGAGGGGAACAGCAAAGAGTTGCCCTTGCAAGATCTCTTGTGACTGAACCAAAAATATTATTGCTAGATGAACCTTTATGCAATTTAGATGCTGAACTTAGAATAAAAATGAGACATGATATTAGAGCTCTTCAAGAAAAATTAGGAATAACAACTATTTTTGTAACTCATGATCAAGAGGAAGCTCTTACAATATCACATAAAATTGCTATATTTAATAATGGTGAATGTGTTCAAGTTGGGACTCCAAATGAGATTTATTTAAGTCCTGTAAATTCTTTTGTTGCTAATTTTGTAGGAGAAACTAATCTTTTCAAGATAGATAAAACTTATAGTAATTTTAAAAATATATGCTTAAAGGATGATTTTAATTTAGAATTAAAAGAAAAATATTCAATGGAATCATTTATATCCATTCGTCCTGAGCATATAAAGATAAGAACAAAGAAAGCTATGAGTGAAAATGAATTTAAGGGAGTTATTGAAAATATTCAATTTAATGGAAATATTATTAAATATACTGTTAATGTAAAGGATATTAAGATAATAGTAACTAAGATTAATAGTTTAGATAATTATAATGAATTTTTAGTTTCCAAAGAAGTTTATATTGAAATTCCTAAAAATGCAATAAAGCTTCTTAGGGATTAG